From the genome of Alkalimarinus coralli:
TTGACAGGTCGATCATCGACTTACCACCATAAGTTAGCGTTCCATCTGCAGAGCAACCATTTGTACCACTAGTCATACCGAATGTAGCGTTACCTGACGTACCGTTGGTGGTTGAAGCAAGAACGTGCATAGGAAGGCCTGACTGCCCTTCAAATAACATGTTACCCCAACCACAGCTGTCTCCACCTGGAACAACCGCAGAAGCTGATAAAGAAGCTGCCATTAAACTTGTCGCTAGTAAAACTCTTTTCATTGTAATTCCTCTTACTTTTCATTCGATGCAACTGATCAAAATTAAACATTGCATTTGAAATTTTAAATTAGCTAATTACATCCATTCTATGTCTTGCTTACCCAACAACGAGCAATTGCTCAAAGTAAACATAAGAGTGAATCGTAATTGCATTAGCCGATTTCTATTCTATTTACCGTTCCTTGCTTTGCAGCAATTCACTCAATAGCCGATCCATCGTCACTGATCGTCCCAAAAAAACATTGTCTTTTCAAGTGACTATCCCGAATTAAAGTAGAACAAAGGCAATAAAGCAAGCGATTAGAACTAAGAATATGCTTTTTTAGAATTTGGATACAATAATGTTATGCTTAGTAAAGCAATTACTACACTATTCCGAACAACAAGTATTGACACTTAACTATGCACATGCAAAGCCCTGATAGAAACAACACCCATCACCTGCTGCGTAAGATCTCCTTCCTCATTATCTTATTGACGATATGCTTAGGTCTAAGCGCTTGCAGCGGGCTCTTTTTTTTCCCCGATAAAACTCACTATTTTACCCCCAAGCAAGCCAACATAGAATATGACGATATCTACTTAAGAACCTCAGACGGTGAGATCATTCATGGCTGGCACCTAAGGCCAGACGGACAAAGCCGAGGGATAATTTACTTTTTGCACGGGAACGCAGAAAACATCAGCACGCACACTGGCAGCGTTGTATGGCTTGTGCAAGAAGGATATGAGGTTTTTGCCTTAGACTATCGTGGCTATGGAAAATCTACCGGATCACCAGATATAGAAGGTGCTCTGGAAGATATTAAGCAGGGCTACCAGTGGGTAACATCGCAAGCCGGGGCGAATGACAAAGATCTGTTTATATTAGGACAAAGTCTTGGCGCCGCACTCACACTTAGCTTTGCGAGCCGAACAATAGGCCTTGAAGAGCATGTTAGTGGCATCATAGTTGATGCAGGCTTTCCCAGCTTTAGGGGCATAGCACAAGAAAAGTTGAGCGAGGCCTGGCTAACCTGGCCATTTCAATATCCGCTGTCATGGTTGATACCATCAAGCTACGACTCCGAGAGCAGTATAGAAAAAATAGCACCGATCCCTTTACTGGTGATTCACAGCACCAACGATATAGTTATCCCGTTCCACCACGGCCAGACGATTTTCCAACAAGCATCCGAACCTAAAGAGTTCCTTGTAACAGACACACCGCACACAGCGACATTCGCATCAGCCGGATATATCGATTACACGCTAAAGTTCATAGAATATAATTCGACTCGCAGTTTGAACTGATTAACCAGAACCCATTAAGCACAGAGTAACTATTTGGGTTAGGGGTTTGCATTAATACTGTATTGACTAAATGCTTAAAAAAAAAGGGAGCCATTTAGGCTCCCTTTTTATAAGTCGATACAGATTATGCTTCTGCACCTTCTTCAAGACCTTTCATTGTCAACTTGATACGGCCACGTGCATCGACATCAAGCACCTTGACCTTAACCATCTGACCTTCAGAAAGAACATCTTTTACATTCTCAATTCGCTCTTGGGAGATTTGAGAAATATGAACAAGCCCGTCTTTACCTGGCAAGATATTAACAAACGCACCAAAATCTACGATGCGCTCAACCTTACCTTCGTATACTGAGCCCACTTCTGCTTCAGCTGTAATTTCATTGATGCGGTGTATCGCAGCTTCCGCCCCTTCCAATGTCTCAGCATACACTCGAACAGAACCGTCATCCTCAATATCGATCGAAGCATTGGTCTCTTCGCAGATTGAGCGAATTGTTGCGCCACCTTTACCGATAATGTCACGAATCTTATCAGGGTGAACCTTAAGGTTGTGCATTGACGGTGCTTTATCAGAAACCTTCTCACGCGAAGTTTCAATAACCTTATTCATTTCACCCAAGATTTCGATACGCGCGTTCTGAGCCTGCTCTAGCGCGATTTCCATGATCTCTTCAGTGATACCTTCAATCTTGATATCCATCTGAAGCGCAGTCACGCCTTCTGCTGTACCTGCCACTTTAAAGTCCATATCACCCAAGTGATCTTCATCACCAAGGATATCGGTCAATACGGCAAACTCTGTACCTTCCTTAACCAGCCCCATTGCAATACCTGCAACCGGTGCTTTAATCGGCACACCCGCATCCATCAACGCAAGACTACTACCACACACACTGGCCATAGAGCTTGAACCATTAGATTCAGTGATTTCAGAAACAACTCGAACGGCATAAGGGAACTCTTCCTGAGAAGGAAGAACTGCCTGAATACCACGGCTAGCCAACTTACCATGGCCGATTTCACGACGCCCTGGAGCGCCCATTCGACCACATTCGCCAACAGAGTATGAAGGGAAGTTGTAGTGCAGCATAAAGGCTTCTTTCTGTTCGCCCTGCAGTGTTTCTACCAGCTGGGAATCTCTTGCTGTACCTAATGTAGTGGTTACAATTGCCTGGGTTTCACCACGTGTAAAGAGCGCTGAGCCATGAGTGTTTTGAAGTACACCGACTTCAACATTGACTGCACGAACCGTTTTAGTGTCTCTTCCATCAATACGAGGTTCACCCTTAATGATGCGTGAACGAACAATATTCTTTTCAAGCTTGCTGAAGAAACCTTTTACATCCTCTTCACTTGCTTGACCATCTTCGCTACCTGCCAACTTCTCAACGGCTTGAGTACGGATTTCTTCTAACCGGCTGTAACGAGCCATTTTGTCGCTGATGGTATAAGCTTCATTAATCTGCTCTGCAAAGCCTGATTTAACGGCCTCAAGTAACCCTTCGTTGGTTTCTTCTGGCTGCCAATCCCACTTTTCCTTTCCTGCTTCAGCCGCAAATTCTGCAACCGCATCAACAACAACTTGCATTTCCTGATGAGCAAACAGCACAGCACCTAACATTTCATCTTCTGTTAGCTCTTTTGCTTCAGATTCCACCATTAGAACGGCGTCTTTTGTGCCCGCAACAACCATATCAAGGAGAGATGTCTCCAGTTGCTCATAAGATGGGTTAAGCAAATAGCCATCTTCGTCGGTAAATGCAACACGTGCAGCCCCAATCGGACCGTTAAATGGAATGCCTGAAATGCTCAGCGCAGCAGAAACACCAATCATCGCAGCAATATCGGCGTCCTGAGTTTTGTTTGCTGACATAACCTGACAAACAACCTGAACCTCGTTCATAAACCCCTTAGGGAATAGAGGGCGGATAGGTCGATCTATCAATCGAGACGTTAGCGTCTCTTTTTCACTTGGGCGATTTTCGCGCTTAATAAATCCACCCGGAATCTTACCTACAGAATACTTCTTTTCCTGGTAGTGAACAGATAGTGGGAAGAAGTCTTGTCCCGGTTTAGTTGTTTTTGCAGCAGTCACTGCCACCAGTACAGATGTGTCATCAACCGACACAAGAACAGCGCCTGTTGCTTGGCGCGCAATGCGACCTGTTTCCAAGGTCACTGAAGAATTACCGTATTTAAAAGTTTTTGTTACCGTAGTCACGACGGCTCCTGTCAATTATTTAATATATATCCCAGTTCCAACTTGCTACTGCGGCCGACATCTGGCCGAAGCAACACCAAATAAATTCTTTCTAAAGGATTCTTTACTGAAAAATCATCGCAATGGTTCAAGCGTAACCATAACACCATAGCACAAAAAAAAAATACCGGATTACCCCTATAAAAGAATAATCCGGTACTTATGCAGCGAGCCCGCTCCAGCATTGTGTATTAACAACACCTTGCAAGCGCGGCTCATTGCTCATCTATGCCTGAGTCTTATCGACGTAGACCAAGTCGACCAATCAGATCAACATAACGGCTTGCGTCTTTCTTCTTCAGGTAGTCAAGCAGCTTACGACGCTGGTTAACCATGCGAATAAGTCCGCGACGAGAATGGTGATCCTGCTTGTTTTCCTTGAAGTGACCTTGCAATTTGTTGATGTTAACCGTCAACAATGCAACTTGAACTTCTGGGGAACCAGTATCGCCTTCTGAACGCTGGTACTCACTTACAACTTTTGATTTTTCATCGGCACTTAACGCCATGTTTAGTCTCCTCAATATGCATAAATTAAAGTTTTCAGTAACCGCGCATATTTACAGCTACTGACATTCGACTCCGCTAACCAACCATCAGAACAATAGTTTAGTCATTAGAATCAAAATTCACCAACCGGCGTGGCGCTATCTCACCATCAGCCATGATTTCGGCCATGCCGATAAATCGCTCACCTGGAGAGTCATCGCTAGAATAAACTCGAACTAACCCAGGCTCTAAAGAGTGCGCTATTCTAACCCCTTGCCCATGTAATATCGAGTCAGATTGCTCACTATTCAGGCAAATTTTACCAAATCCTTCCAGCATTATATCAATTGGCAGTAGAAAACCGTCTAACTCAGACGTTTTTTCGTTTTCTCGCAACACCTCAAGTTGTTCAATAGTGGCTGTCTGGTCAAGTGAAAAAGGCCCTGCTTCTATCCGTCTGAGCATAGATACATGAGCGCCACAGCCCAGAGCTTCACCAATATCTTCAACTAGCGTACGAATATATGTCCCTTTACTGCAATAAACTTCCAGATCAAACTCACCATCTCTAATATCGAGCAGCTCTATTTTGAAAATAGTTACATTCCGAACTTTTCGCTCTACCTCAACGCCAGCCCGGGCATACTCATATAAAGGCTTACCTTTATGCTTAAGAGCGGAAAACATAGGAGGGACTTGTTCAACATCACCGACAAATTGGCTAATAATTTCCAGCAATGGGCCTCGCACAATTTCATTTACTGCACGCGTTTCCAGTACATTCCCATCGCTATCGCCACTATCAGTGATGACTCCGAGCTTTGCGGTTGTACGATAAGCCTTATTTGCATCAAGGAGGTAGCGAGAAAACTTAGTGGCTTCCCCAAAGCAAATCGGCAAGACGCCGGTTGCCAACGGATCCAAATTACCCGTGTGTCCAGCCTTATTGGCATCAAACAACCAACGAACTTTTTGTAGCGCTTTGTTTGATGTAATTCCAGTGGGTTTATCTAAAAGAAGAACGCCGCTAATTTTGCGGCCTTTTTTTCTGCGCCCCAAGAGAGTTAACCTTTCGAGTCGTCAGTAGAGGAACTCGTTTTACTTCCGGCAAGCTGCTGGTCTTTGGAACGAGCCTTATCGATCAAGTTAGACATTCTACGCCCTTCACCTACAGTTTTATCAAAGTAAAAACGTAAATGAGGCACCATTCTGATTTTAAGTGCGCGGCCTAATTCATTTCTCAAAAAGCCAGCAGCCTTGTTGAGGACATCTAATGTGACTTTGATTTCCTCTGAGTGCTCATCCAACTCTTCTGCGGTTAAAACCGTGATATAGACATCTGCATACCCCATATCACGACTGACCCGAACATCGTTGATCGTCACCATCCCAATGCGAGGATCTTTTAAACCCGTTTGTACTAGCTGGGCAA
Proteins encoded in this window:
- a CDS encoding DUF3015 domain-containing protein, which encodes MKRVLLATSLMAASLSASAVVPGGDSCGWGNMLFEGQSGLPMHVLASTTNGTSGNATFGMTSGTNGCSADGTLTYGGKSMIDLSSIMGEFSEDVARGHGDALTTVAVALNVEAQDRQVFDAVMHENFAVIFPNENVTAEEAMATVLKVMKADSRLSKYAA
- a CDS encoding alpha/beta hydrolase — translated: MHMQSPDRNNTHHLLRKISFLIILLTICLGLSACSGLFFFPDKTHYFTPKQANIEYDDIYLRTSDGEIIHGWHLRPDGQSRGIIYFLHGNAENISTHTGSVVWLVQEGYEVFALDYRGYGKSTGSPDIEGALEDIKQGYQWVTSQAGANDKDLFILGQSLGAALTLSFASRTIGLEEHVSGIIVDAGFPSFRGIAQEKLSEAWLTWPFQYPLSWLIPSSYDSESSIEKIAPIPLLVIHSTNDIVIPFHHGQTIFQQASEPKEFLVTDTPHTATFASAGYIDYTLKFIEYNSTRSLN
- the pnp gene encoding polyribonucleotide nucleotidyltransferase → MTTVTKTFKYGNSSVTLETGRIARQATGAVLVSVDDTSVLVAVTAAKTTKPGQDFFPLSVHYQEKKYSVGKIPGGFIKRENRPSEKETLTSRLIDRPIRPLFPKGFMNEVQVVCQVMSANKTQDADIAAMIGVSAALSISGIPFNGPIGAARVAFTDEDGYLLNPSYEQLETSLLDMVVAGTKDAVLMVESEAKELTEDEMLGAVLFAHQEMQVVVDAVAEFAAEAGKEKWDWQPEETNEGLLEAVKSGFAEQINEAYTISDKMARYSRLEEIRTQAVEKLAGSEDGQASEEDVKGFFSKLEKNIVRSRIIKGEPRIDGRDTKTVRAVNVEVGVLQNTHGSALFTRGETQAIVTTTLGTARDSQLVETLQGEQKEAFMLHYNFPSYSVGECGRMGAPGRREIGHGKLASRGIQAVLPSQEEFPYAVRVVSEITESNGSSSMASVCGSSLALMDAGVPIKAPVAGIAMGLVKEGTEFAVLTDILGDEDHLGDMDFKVAGTAEGVTALQMDIKIEGITEEIMEIALEQAQNARIEILGEMNKVIETSREKVSDKAPSMHNLKVHPDKIRDIIGKGGATIRSICEETNASIDIEDDGSVRVYAETLEGAEAAIHRINEITAEAEVGSVYEGKVERIVDFGAFVNILPGKDGLVHISQISQERIENVKDVLSEGQMVKVKVLDVDARGRIKLTMKGLEEGAEA
- the rpsO gene encoding 30S ribosomal protein S15, translating into MALSADEKSKVVSEYQRSEGDTGSPEVQVALLTVNINKLQGHFKENKQDHHSRRGLIRMVNQRRKLLDYLKKKDASRYVDLIGRLGLRR
- the truB gene encoding tRNA pseudouridine(55) synthase TruB translates to MGRRKKGRKISGVLLLDKPTGITSNKALQKVRWLFDANKAGHTGNLDPLATGVLPICFGEATKFSRYLLDANKAYRTTAKLGVITDSGDSDGNVLETRAVNEIVRGPLLEIISQFVGDVEQVPPMFSALKHKGKPLYEYARAGVEVERKVRNVTIFKIELLDIRDGEFDLEVYCSKGTYIRTLVEDIGEALGCGAHVSMLRRIEAGPFSLDQTATIEQLEVLRENEKTSELDGFLLPIDIMLEGFGKICLNSEQSDSILHGQGVRIAHSLEPGLVRVYSSDDSPGERFIGMAEIMADGEIAPRRLVNFDSND
- the rbfA gene encoding 30S ribosome-binding factor RbfA, coding for MPKEFSRTQRIADQIQRDLAQLVQTGLKDPRIGMVTINDVRVSRDMGYADVYITVLTAEELDEHSEEIKVTLDVLNKAAGFLRNELGRALKIRMVPHLRFYFDKTVGEGRRMSNLIDKARSKDQQLAGSKTSSSTDDSKG